Genomic segment of Xenopus laevis strain J_2021 chromosome 4S, Xenopus_laevis_v10.1, whole genome shotgun sequence:
aaatcCAATTctaaagatcttttcgttatcgtaggACCAAACTTAACttgaaacaattgtttaaatgtatgtttagtccatcaacaaaaacaactatttcaagcgatattgtcaaaaactgtgggtagctgcctgcttggccctgcaaacaattggacaatgaatagatttcactgtgaacaatgaaaatcttcTAGCCGGACAGATCGATTTTCTGACTAATGTCTGAGGAAAAAAAAGTAAGAGGCATGATCGTTCAATGCCCACTAgcctcatgataatttgacggatttgtcgGCTCACACTAAAATCGATCATTAGAGagaaaatcttaaaggaaaactatacccctccccaaacaatgtaggtctctataaaaagatattgcataaaaaaaagctcatatgtaaaaccctgcttcatgtatataaaacattttaataatactaTACTTTTCtagtggtatgtgccattgggtaatcataaatagaaaattgccaatctaaaaaataagggccgtcccctgggatcatacgattaaCTGTGCGCACAAACAAattacttcttaggtcacatgagccaattaacagacataattgtgtcttttgcttaacacttcttcctgttacagttagagttgtagtatttctggtcaggtaatctctgaggcagcacacagaccatcacaaaatgggggttcaaggcaagagatgtaaaagggaaatatttacttaaatatatattccagtttggtaagattctttaatatgccacttaatatgatataaactgttgctcaagtattcattttggaggtatagttttcctttaatgcctatggccacctttagctcaCTTCCTGTTTTGGACAAAGCCTCCATGGACAGCTGATACAAAGTGCCTTGTcgaatacagtactgtatatacaatatcatTTATCTACAGTACATGTGTGGGATcggttatccaaaaacccattatccagaatttcctaattacaggaaggccatcgtctgtagactccattttaatcaaataattcaaaattttaaaatatactgcctttttttgtaataacaaaagggtaaattgtacttgatcccaatatataattaagatataattaatccttactggaggcaaagcaatcctattggatttaatgctcaaatctttttttagtagagaaagtatgcagatccaaattacagaaagagcccttatctggaaaactccaggtccagagcatgctggataacaggtcccatacctgtattagtaacgTATGAGTGTGGTAAACATATTCTTTCCATTTATGATTAGTGTTCTCATGGTAGAACTTGTCTAAAACTAGCTAAGATTTGAGGAACTTCTTACTGTAACTTGACACAATGCTTTAATAATCCTATCTGAAGATTAAGGCTATAAAAACCACCAGGAAGACtttaggtccaattttatttaaaacaaaaaaaaaaaaaacggatggaTCTTTGGATGACTGCAGTGCTGTATTTCTGCACACCTAGTTTAATTTCTACAAGATGCTTATACATTGAAGAATGTTTGATCACATGATACTACTAGCTATTAACACAGGCTTGGTAGAAGGAAAATGGCACATATTCTTGTTTTAAGATGTAAAACAGGTGATGTTTTAGTAATAAAGTGGTAAAAGGGAGAATATTTTCAAGGCAGACAGGCTGCCACCTGATACGTGCCATCTGCAGTGTGTTGAGCACTATGCTCCTGTAACTGTCCCAGTTCATGAAATCGCTCTCCACACCATAAGCATTTGTACTGCTGCTCTCTGTTGTGCACACTTTGATGCTTATTGAGATGTTCCCGTTGCTTGAAACTCTTGTCACAAGACAAGCATTTGTATGGTTTTTCACCAGTATGTACCCGTCTATGCCTCTGAAGGTCTGATGCATATTTGAACCGCTTGTCACAGTCTGAACACTTCAATGGTTTCTCTCGTGTTGGGTCACAGCGATGCTGTACAAACTCAGAGGAGGAAAAGAACCTTCGCTCACAGCCGGTGCATCGTAAAGGCTTTTCTGCACAGTGTGTAGTCTGGTGTTTTTGTAAGGCAGAAGATCTCTTGTATGCTTTGTGGCATACACTGCACTGGAAAGGTCGGTCAGTATTGCTTTGCCCACATTTATGCTGCAGTAATTCCTGGGACTGACTAAAACCACGCTGGCAAGCATTGCACTTGAAAATGCTTTCAGCCCCATGCTGGTGAAACAAAAGCTGTGATGGCTGTACCATATCCTTTTCACATAAGTTGCATTTGGAAGGGTCCTCTACTTTGTGTGTCCTTCTATGCCGCATTAGTGCATACTGCTGCTTGAAACTCATTTGACAAAGGTCGCAGTGAAATGGCCTTTCTTCACTATGTGTACGCTCATGTTGTCTCAGGTCAGATGGCCGCCGGAAGGTTTTCTGGCAAGCACTGCAGCGAAAAGGCCTCTCTCCTGCTGGTGTGCATGGGTGTTGGAGTAGCTGCGAAGATTCTTTGAAACGTAACTGGCAAGTCTGACACTGAAACAGCTGCTCACCCGCATGAGCATACATATGGCGCAACAGATGTGATCTATGTTTGAAGCTTTTTTCACAAACTGTGCACTTGTAGGGCCTTTCTGAACTGTGTGTTCTCTTATGGTGTACCAGATGCGAGGACTGGCTGAAACTTTTATCACACAATGTACACTtatatggtttctctcctgtgtgcaCGCGCTCATGTCGAGACAACTCAGAGAGATGCTTAAAAGGTTTTTGGCACAGAGTGCAACAAAAGGGTCTGTCATGGGATTCCTGTGTTGACTGGGCAGGAGGAGCTGGAGCAGGTGGGACAGTGGGTATGCAGACCCGCTCTGCTTCATTGGCTTTGCAGGTTTTTTCACAGATAGAACACTTTAAAGAGCCACCGTTATGCACACTGTGATGCTGAGCTAGTGAAGTGAGGAGTGAGAAACCCATCTTGCACACACCACATACAAAGGGTTTCTGTTCCACCTGTGAACAATGGTGCTCCAAGAGTTGTGTGGCTTGGTGAAAGATTTTCAAACATTGTGTACACTGGAATGAGCGGTCATGACTTGCAGAGGGCATACACTGATGCTCTTGTGGATTCGGCAAGTGTGACAGGTCATGCCCACACAGACCACATTTTTGAAGGGGTTCACTGGGTGGCAAGGGATGGTGATGAATGCCCAAGTCTGGTTGCAGTAGAATTCCATAAACAGCACAGGCCAAAGAACTCTCTGCAGAGCCTTGAGTGGGAATAGGGTGTTCTGCCAGTGCAACTGCTCCAGGATGTTGTGAAGGTTGTTGCTGTAAGGGCTGCACGGTGGGAGGGGCAACCTGTGCATGAGGCCAGCCCTCTGACATACTTGGGTGAAGGAAATGGGATCCAAAATCTTTAGAGTTTCTATTAGTTTCGTGTGTAGTGCCAATAATGAACAGTTTTGAAAGTCAATAAACACAGTCCTTATGCAGAAATGCCGACCATGTCAGTGTTATCATAGCAGACTGGTTAATGCAGAAATGAGTCACAGACAGGGCCTGAACTATGAGGTGGGCAGCAGAGGAACCAGCTTAGGGGGCAGCTGTTTTTGGAAAAGAGAATACAGAtccagaaaatacatttattgttgtACACTGATCAAGTGGCTCATTACTAGACTTGCTCCTTGTATCTCCTCACTTTTCCTGTGTCACCTGGTCTGTGTCCAAACTCTTCCAAAAAGGGTGGTGGTGTTATGAGACTTTGGGGTGATGGCACAGATACCCACATTTGCCTTGAACCAGTTCGGGTCACAGGACATACAACTAGAAGGAAGAAAACGAGTGGCATTAGACACAACCTCAATATAAATTACAGTTACTCATGACAGCAGTTTCAGCGGATTATTTACATGgtggaataaaatgtatataaattgtatttatattattgaaCTCAGACCTCCAGAAAGTAGGTCAACCTTTagaggatttattttatttggtgAAATGTTTATTTCTACATGCTTAAAATATGATACTTGTTCTTTCCCTATTCCTCCAAAACCAGATTTCTTAGACGGTGACAAATGTCTCCGTTTAATGATGGGGACAAATAGATACATTCTGCAACCTTGAATTTGCAGCTCATATTAGTGATTCAACCATATGAAAGTGACAAAAGCATAAGGGCAATAAGAATAAAATCTGCTTTACAATGAAGTGAAACAGGTCCAACAATAAGCATTAATGTCTACTTGCAGTTCTGAGATGTGTCTTTAACATCTGCAACTGCCATCACAATGTTACATCTGCAGTTAATCTTTATGCCTGCAGTGGGCTAAAAGAGGAgtgttaaattcatggatggctGCATGGTAGTATTtctttaagggtaggggcacactggtctattcggggagattaagtcgcctggcgactaatcaacTCGTcattgcggcgaccaatctccccgaatgccttccctc
This window contains:
- the znf319.S gene encoding zinc finger protein 319 is translated as MSEGWPHAQVAPPTVQPLQQQPSQHPGAVALAEHPIPTQGSAESSLACAVYGILLQPDLGIHHHPLPPSEPLQKCGLCGHDLSHLPNPQEHQCMPSASHDRSFQCTQCLKIFHQATQLLEHHCSQVEQKPFVCGVCKMGFSLLTSLAQHHSVHNGGSLKCSICEKTCKANEAERVCIPTVPPAPAPPAQSTQESHDRPFCCTLCQKPFKHLSELSRHERVHTGEKPYKCTLCDKSFSQSSHLVHHKRTHSSERPYKCTVCEKSFKHRSHLLRHMYAHAGEQLFQCQTCQLRFKESSQLLQHPCTPAGERPFRCSACQKTFRRPSDLRQHERTHSEERPFHCDLCQMSFKQQYALMRHRRTHKVEDPSKCNLCEKDMVQPSQLLFHQHGAESIFKCNACQRGFSQSQELLQHKCGQSNTDRPFQCSVCHKAYKRSSALQKHQTTHCAEKPLRCTGCERRFFSSSEFVQHRCDPTREKPLKCSDCDKRFKYASDLQRHRRVHTGEKPYKCLSCDKSFKQREHLNKHQSVHNREQQYKCLWCGERFHELGQLQEHSAQHTADGTYQVAACLP